A window from Streptomyces sp. NBC_00271 encodes these proteins:
- a CDS encoding SDR family oxidoreductase has product MRVFVTGATGFVGSAVVRELLDAGHRVLGLARSDRAAASLTAAGAEVHRGALDDLDGLRAGADAADGVIHTAFQHGSSDFAAAARAEIRAIRTLGETLVGSDRPFVVTSGTAGLTLVPGRVATEDDEQDLSSPAAARIPGEAAALSFAERGVRASVVRLPPSVHGEGDHGFVPHIISVARAKGVSAYPGDGSNRWAAGHRLDAAHLYRLALEEAPGGTRLHAVGDEGVPVRDIAEAVGRYLKLPVAAVPREEAADHFGWLGHFFAMDVPASSALTRKRLGWHPERPGLVEDLEKGHYFTKS; this is encoded by the coding sequence ATGCGTGTGTTCGTCACCGGAGCCACCGGATTCGTCGGCAGCGCCGTCGTACGCGAACTGCTGGATGCGGGACACCGGGTTCTCGGCCTCGCCCGCTCGGACCGGGCCGCCGCGTCGCTGACGGCCGCGGGGGCAGAGGTGCACCGCGGTGCCCTCGACGACCTCGACGGTCTGCGGGCGGGCGCGGACGCGGCGGACGGCGTGATCCACACGGCGTTCCAGCACGGATCCTCGGACTTCGCTGCCGCCGCCCGGGCGGAGATCCGTGCCATCCGGACGCTCGGTGAGACGCTCGTGGGCTCCGACAGGCCCTTCGTCGTGACCTCCGGGACCGCCGGTCTCACGCTCGTGCCGGGCCGTGTCGCGACCGAGGACGACGAGCAGGATCTCTCCTCGCCCGCGGCGGCCCGGATCCCCGGGGAGGCGGCGGCGCTGTCGTTCGCCGAGCGCGGGGTGCGGGCCTCGGTGGTGCGGCTGCCGCCGTCGGTGCACGGCGAGGGGGACCACGGTTTCGTCCCGCACATCATCTCCGTCGCCCGCGCGAAGGGCGTCTCCGCCTACCCCGGCGACGGCTCCAACCGCTGGGCCGCCGGGCACCGGCTCGACGCCGCGCACCTGTACCGGCTGGCCCTGGAGGAGGCGCCCGGCGGCACGCGGCTGCACGCGGTCGGCGACGAGGGCGTACCGGTCCGCGACATCGCCGAGGCCGTCGGCCGGTACCTGAAGCTGCCGGTGGCCGCCGTCCCTCGCGAGGAGGCGGCCGACCACTTCGGCTGGCTCGGACACTTCTTCGCGATGGACGTCCCGGCGTCGAGCGCCCTCACGCGGAAGCGGCTGGGATGGCACCCCGAGCGGCCCGGCCTCGTCGAGGACCTCGAAAAGGGTCACTACTTCACGAAGTCGTAG
- a CDS encoding GNAT family N-acetyltransferase has product MTRDARDWVFTHDLDEFLTSAGDFMRSRPAAHTVALSVTDALRRRGPDVFGEEAPFFGRLADADGHVDGVGGVSAVLFHTPPYQLNLTGLPAEDVDALAARLADEGYSFPGVGGPVGTAAEFAAAWERHAGDRAQLRRSERLYRLGTLTPPTPVPPGRARVAGEGDHALVARWYSEFAEIFERNERQDPDRWAESRLAYGGVTLWETPDGTPVAMAGATPLIAGQIRVAPVYTPAPLRGRGYAGAATAEVSRAALATGADEVLLFTDLANPTSNGLYQRIGYRPVADFAVYDFVK; this is encoded by the coding sequence ATGACTCGTGACGCGCGTGACTGGGTGTTCACCCACGATCTGGACGAATTCCTCACGAGCGCGGGGGACTTCATGCGCTCGCGGCCCGCGGCGCACACCGTGGCGCTGTCCGTGACCGACGCGCTGCGCAGACGAGGGCCGGACGTGTTCGGGGAGGAGGCACCGTTCTTCGGCCGACTCGCAGACGCGGATGGTCATGTCGACGGGGTCGGTGGGGTGTCGGCCGTGCTGTTCCACACACCGCCGTACCAGCTCAACCTCACCGGCCTCCCGGCGGAAGACGTCGACGCGCTGGCCGCGCGGCTCGCGGACGAGGGGTACTCGTTCCCGGGCGTCGGCGGTCCGGTGGGCACGGCCGCCGAGTTCGCCGCGGCCTGGGAGCGCCACGCCGGCGACCGGGCCCAACTCAGAAGAAGCGAACGGCTGTACCGGCTCGGTACGCTCACGCCGCCGACGCCCGTTCCGCCGGGCCGCGCCCGGGTGGCCGGCGAGGGCGACCACGCGCTCGTCGCGCGCTGGTACTCCGAGTTCGCCGAGATCTTCGAGCGGAACGAGCGGCAGGACCCGGACCGCTGGGCCGAGAGCCGACTCGCGTACGGCGGTGTCACGCTCTGGGAGACGCCGGACGGTACGCCGGTGGCCATGGCCGGAGCGACCCCCCTGATCGCCGGGCAGATCCGGGTCGCCCCCGTCTACACCCCGGCACCCCTGCGCGGACGCGGCTACGCGGGGGCCGCCACCGCCGAGGTCAGCAGGGCCGCGCTGGCCACCGGAGCGGACGAGGTACTCCTCTTCACCGACCTCGCCAATCCGACCAGCAACGGCCTCTACCAGCGCATCGGTTACCGCCCCGTCGCCGACTTCGCCGTCTACGACTTCGTGAAGTAG